The genomic interval TTATGAAAGTAAGCATGTTAAGTTGATGAAGGAGAATGATAAGGACGTACCTACGTGCAAGCATTGTCATGGAGGGGTTACTTATCATTTTTCTATATACGGAGAAAAAGCCCCGATGAATGTTCTTAGGGAAACTGACCCGCTACACAGAAAGTTGACAATAGATACATGTGGTTCTTGTCATGAAGAGCATCTTGCCAGCTATAGGAATAACGCACATGGTCAGGTTACTGCGCTTGGACATACCGCAACGGATGTGCCTGTATGCTTTGATTGTCATGGAAAACACACTATTCTCAACTCGTCAGAACCTGAGTCTATGGTTGGACAAGACAACATAATTAAAACATGCGGTAGTTGTCACGCAAATGCAAATGCAAGCTTCGTGAAACATGTTGAACATCCTCAGATAAAAAATTTAAATTATTACAAGACCTTGCTTGCTGCAGCAAAAAATTATCGCAAAGATCCTGAAGCGTTGAAGAAAGTAGTTAAAAATCCCCAAACAATCCTATGTATTGTGTTTGTGGCGTATATTGGTATTCTAGCTTTAACATTTACCAAGTTTGGGCTCCATTCATTGTTAGGCTGGTTTGCTACAGTTCGTGACGAGTTTAGGAGAAAGGGGCATTCCGATGAAGAGCAACACTAATTATTTAAGATTTACGCTGTTTCATAGATTCTGTCATTTTTTAACGATTATTAGTTTTTTTGGGCTAGTCTTGACTGGCTTACCACTCGCCTTTAGCGGTTATGATTGGGGGAGGTGGTTGTACGAGTTGTTTGGCGGATATCCTACGGCAGGATATATTCACAGGGTCAGCGCCTTAATCACTTTCTTTGCTGGTTTTTTACATTTCGCGTGGCTGTTTTTCAATGTATCTATTAAAAAGAAGAAAGGTTTTTTTTGGGGACCTAATTCAATGCTTTTGCAACCAAGAGATCTTTTTGATGTAATAGCAGACATCAAATGGTTTATTGGTATTGGCAAAAGGCCGAATTTTGATAGATGGATTTATTGGGAAAAGTTTGAATATCTCTCTTTGATGTGGGGAACTATTGTTATGGCCGCTACCGGCTTAATTCTTTGGTTTCCTGTTCAGTTTACAAAAATTATTCCCGTTTCGGTTGCCAGCATCTTCGATATCCCCGGTATTGCGTTGATTATCCATCGATATGAAGCAATACTGGCGGCTGTTTTTATTTTCACAATTCATTTCATTCACACGCACTTACTGCCTGAAAAAATGCCAGTAGATGAATCGATATTTACAGGGAGAATAACGGAGGCTGAGTTTAAACATGAGCGCCTTGGTGAATATGAAAGGCTAAAAAATCAAAGACAGTTGGATAGTTTTAAGGTAGCGCCTCCATCTCTTTTCGCAAAATTTTTATCAAGGCTGATTGCTGTACCACTTTTGATCACTGGGTTAATATTGGTGAGTCTGATGGTCTCTGCGCTTGTTGTTTGGGCGCTATAGTAGATAAAAATTTTGTAGCAGGCGGATGCTATACTGTTAAGTCCGAATCAATTAAATGCTTGATATATTTCAAGGTGGAATAATGACTTACAGGGTATTAATAGCTGATGATGAAGAACGCATGCGACGCGTGCTAACGATGATATTCGAGGAGATGAAAGATGTTAAAGTTGTTGCGGGAAACAGCTTTGAGGATGTCCTCCGCTATTTAGATAAAGAGAGGTTTCACCTTTTAATTACAGACCTAAAGGTTCCTGGCAGTAATAGTATCGATTTTATCAGGGCGGTGAAAAATAAGGTAGCGGATATCCCAATCATCGTGTTGACCGCTTATGGTTCTGTTGGTTTTGCCATTGACATTATGAAGGAAGGCGTCTTTGATTATCTGGTTGCGCCTTTCGATAACGATATTTTAGAATTGGCGGTAAAAAGAGCTTTAAAAGTAAGCTCATTGACTATTGAAAATAAAAACCTACGCAAGGCGTTAGAGTTGCAATATAACTTTGGGAATATTATCGGCAACTCTCCAAGTGTTGTTGAAACATTGCGGCTGGTAGGCGAAGTTACAAGAACCGACTCCACCGTTCTGGTCACTGGTGAAAGTGGTACAGGTAAAGAGCTGGTGTCAAGAGCGATACATTACAACAGCGATAGAAAGTGTGGTCCCTTTGTGGCGCTTAATTGTGCTGCAATTCCTGAGAATTTACTAGAAAGTGAATTGTTTGGCTACGAAAAAGGGGCATTTACAGGAGCTGAAAAGACTAAGAAGGGACGATTTGAGTTAGCCGCTGGCGGGACTTTTTTTTTGGATGAAATTTCCGAGATGTCTGCGGCAGTACAGGCAAAAGTTCTTAGAATAATTGAATCGAAAGAGCTGGAACGGCTTGGTGGTACGGATACGATAAAGGTTGATGTCCGGATTATATGTGCAACAAATAGAGACCTTGTACAGATGGTAAAAGAGGGAAAGTTTCGGGATGATCTCTATTACCGCATCAGCGTCTTTCCAATAATGCTGCCCGCTTTAAGGGAGAGAAGTGGGGATATTATCCCGCTGAGCAAACATTTTGTTAATCATTTTTCAGCAAAAATGGGCAAGACTCCGATTGTATTAAGTTCTGAAGTTGAAAAGATATTAATAAAGCACAAATGGGAAGGTAACATAAGAGAATTGCAAAACATTATTGAACGCGCAGTAATTTTGTGTAAAAACGGCGTTATAAGAACAGAGCATCTTCCTACTTCTATTGTGCATGGTTACACCCCTCCGGAATTAAATGAAAACATTTCACAAAATAATTCCGTTAATTTTGACATACCACCTAATGGCCTGTCGCTTGACGATCTGGAAAAACAATTAGTTGCGAAAGCATTAGAAAGAAGCAAAAACAACATCACAAAAGCCGCAAAACTTTTGGGATTAACACGAGGGACATTCCGCTATCGGTTGCAGAAATATGGAATATCAAATTAGCAAGACATTGCGCATTTAACATCAAAGTATGTCAAATTTGCAATAATAAGCTATGTAAAATGGCTGATAACTGCCGTTAAAAATGACTTGTGTTAAGAGCATCAAAGTGTCTGTGTGTACAAGTAATTGTTTCTTCATATATTATGGACAATGTACAAATTGTTCAGTTGTTGGTATGAATTGTGCTTAGTTCTTTTGTCGTGCAAATTTTAAATCAGTAGTTTTTTATAAAATTAAGGAGAGGGGGTGAAAGTGAAATGAAGAAAGGTATTATAGTTTTGCTGGGTATTTTTAGTATGTTATTTGCCGTAGTACATTCTAGTTATGCTTTGTGGGACAAGCCTTGTGGTAAGAGGCAGATTATGGAGGTTTACTACTGTAAGGATTGCAAAGAGGTCCGAGAGTTTGATGAATGTTCTGAGATTGGTTACATATGGGATTTCAAGGCACACAAAGACGCTGGTGATAAAAAACATACTAGTCTTCCTTCAGCATGGGGATGTCAGAAAATTGCTTATAGCTGTATAAACACTGCCTGTGAAGCATATGGCAAATGCATACCGCATCCTGGCATTTGCGAAATATGTATGGATGATATTACCAGCACTAAGGTATGGTCAAGAGTAACATTTAAATGCCCTAAATGTGGTACAGAATATGAAGAACCCGGCAAAAATTTTAAGGTGAAGGAAGGCTTACACCCTGCACAGTTGCAAACAGGTGGAGAATGTGAAGCTTGTGGCGGCGTTGAACTTGAAATCGTATGCGAGAAGTCCGGTACATGCCCACATGTTGAAAGATAATTCAGTAATAGATTTTATGATCATTTTTATGTGGTGATTAGGAGGAAAATGAATAAGATGATACGAAAGGGAATGATAGGAGCGGTGATGCTTGGAGCTGCGGTAGCGATAAGTGGCGGAGTAGCGACTGCGGGGTATATACAGGGTACGCATGTAAAGACGGATTTACCCGGGCCGTTTCACATAACGATGTCGCCGGATGGTAGTACGTTATTTATATCGAATCAATCTGGGCACAGTGTAACGTTTGTGGATGCAAGGACGCAGAAGGTAACGGGTGAGGTCGCTGTGAGGGTACAG from Candidatus Kuenenia stuttgartiensis carries:
- a CDS encoding sigma-54-dependent transcriptional regulator; translation: MTYRVLIADDEERMRRVLTMIFEEMKDVKVVAGNSFEDVLRYLDKERFHLLITDLKVPGSNSIDFIRAVKNKVADIPIIVLTAYGSVGFAIDIMKEGVFDYLVAPFDNDILELAVKRALKVSSLTIENKNLRKALELQYNFGNIIGNSPSVVETLRLVGEVTRTDSTVLVTGESGTGKELVSRAIHYNSDRKCGPFVALNCAAIPENLLESELFGYEKGAFTGAEKTKKGRFELAAGGTFFLDEISEMSAAVQAKVLRIIESKELERLGGTDTIKVDVRIICATNRDLVQMVKEGKFRDDLYYRISVFPIMLPALRERSGDIIPLSKHFVNHFSAKMGKTPIVLSSEVEKILIKHKWEGNIRELQNIIERAVILCKNGVIRTEHLPTSIVHGYTPPELNENISQNNSVNFDIPPNGLSLDDLEKQLVAKALERSKNNITKAAKLLGLTRGTFRYRLQKYGISN
- a CDS encoding formate dehydrogenase subunit gamma — protein: MKSNTNYLRFTLFHRFCHFLTIISFFGLVLTGLPLAFSGYDWGRWLYELFGGYPTAGYIHRVSALITFFAGFLHFAWLFFNVSIKKKKGFFWGPNSMLLQPRDLFDVIADIKWFIGIGKRPNFDRWIYWEKFEYLSLMWGTIVMAATGLILWFPVQFTKIIPVSVASIFDIPGIALIIHRYEAILAAVFIFTIHFIHTHLLPEKMPVDESIFTGRITEAEFKHERLGEYERLKNQRQLDSFKVAPPSLFAKFLSRLIAVPLLITGLILVSLMVSALVVWAL